One Aegilops tauschii subsp. strangulata cultivar AL8/78 chromosome 2, Aet v6.0, whole genome shotgun sequence genomic window, TTCGTGCTGTGCAAAGCTAGCGAGGAAATCTCCTCGCGTTGAGCTTTTCCTTTGTGGAATTCTGCACTTTGTTTGTTTAGCATGGTCTGCTGCTGCTGCAGAAAGAACATGGTCGTCTAGCTGCTCCTGCTTGTAGTTGATTGACACTGAGATCTGTCGGTGCATGcgactttttcttcttcttctttggttGCTTTTAGCTCTTTTTGTCCGGCCATTTGGTGAATCACCGAGCCACATCCACATGATCGTTCTGCATTTCTCCAAATATATATGTACCAGCACCGTGCAGTTCAATCAGTCTAGAGAGCAGTTCAAGATCGTAGCAACAGTTTGCTATTTAGGCTGTTTCTAGTAGCCACTAACTGTTGATTCTCGCAACGGCAGCTCGATCGGCGACCGAAGCAATGGCGTCCATCCGGCGAGATCTGCTCGTGGCGCTCTGCGTGGCGGCGCTCCTGGCCGTCGGGTCGGAGTCCCACGGGCTGGAGGACTTCGGCAGCGAGGGGAAGACGGAGGCGACGCCCGAGATGGCCTCCTTCTTCGGCGCCAAGCCCGAGGCCGCCGTGCTCCCGGAGGCGCTGGACAACAACAAGGCCGCCAAGCCGGAGGCTGCCTCGGCGatgcccaccaccaccaccagcacCAACCCACGCTCGTCCCCGCCGCGCAGATCCGTGGCCGTCGCGGCCGGTGTGGCCTGCGGCGTCGCGGCCCTGGCGGTGGTCGGCGTGGCGGTCGCCGTCGCCTTCGTGGTGCGCGCCAGGCGCGGCGAGAGGCGCGAGGCCGAGGTCCATCTCGGCTAGGCCAGCCCCAAGCCGGCTTGATTTGAGTAGGACGTGTTCGTCAATTCATTAGCGTCGTGGTTTGCGTTTAGTTAATCGTCTGCTTAGTTTGATGAATGATTTCTTCCGTTCTTCCGctgttcgtgtgtgtgtgtgatgggGATTTGGAGAGCTGCGTACGGAGCGGCACGCTGTAACATAAATAACGCTTCATTGGCATGCATGTTACTGTGATGTTTAGACCTTGAATGGAGTATTTCACTAGGAATTCATCACCACTTTGTTGTTCTTATGACTTGTGGTTTGGTTTATGAGTACCTACTCCGCTAATGATTAATGGCTAATTGTTGGAGAAACGTAAGCCAACTGACGGATGCTACGTTCCAAGCGATTATGTTGCAGTGAGAAACATTTGCAAGCTTGTGGTGTCGGCAGTGGGAACGTGACAAATGTGGGACGGCGTTTTCCGGCCCTGGAACATGGCAGGCAGCGCAGAGCCGC contains:
- the LOC109734079 gene encoding uncharacterized protein codes for the protein MASIRRDLLVALCVAALLAVGSESHGLEDFGSEGKTEATPEMASFFGAKPEAAVLPEALDNNKAAKPEAASAMPTTTTSTNPRSSPPRRSVAVAAGVACGVAALAVVGVAVAVAFVVRARRGERREAEVHLG